A region of the Streptococcus oralis Uo5 genome:
GAACCATGTTCTCCTGTAGCAGGAAGCTTCTCTTCATCTTTAGCTCTTGGAGTTTTGGCATCAGCTACTGGGCTTGGAGTGAGCAGGTACTCAGGTTTTTCAACTGTTGGAGCTGCTTGATCTCCAGCAGTAGCCAATACACCTGTGTAGGCTGGCTTTTCATTCACCAAGGCCTCAACTGCATTGACTCCACCTCTATACTCTGGAACTTCATTTGCAGCTGCTAGGACCGCATTGGCTCCACCTTTGTATTCTGGTAATTCGTGAACCAAGGCTTGGACCGCATTAACGCCGCCCTTGAACTCAGGGACTTCATGTACAGCTGCTTCTGCTGCATTGACGCCGCCTTTGAACTCAGGTACATCAAGAACTGGTGGTTGTTCTTCTCCCTTGCTACTTGTTGGAGCATCTGGTTTCGTAGCAGAATCTTTTAATTGGTTGAGATAGTCTGCGAAGTAGGCAACCATTCTTTCCGTCAAGAGATGGTTATCCGTCGCATATTTCATGCTCGCCTGAACTCCAGCTACTTCCTCTTGATTGTCTTTGTCTGTTAATTTCTGCGCCTTAGCCAAAGCTGCTTCATAGCCAGACATGTCAAGTGGTGTTTCTGCTACCTGTGGACGGGTAAAGATGAGTTCCGCTGCAGATTGGTATTTATCGCCACCATCTCCGTAAGTCTTGGTACCAGTAAGGACAATTTTCTTAGCCTTGATTGTCTTGCCAAAGTCAATGTCTTTTGGTTTGTTGTTATTTGGCCAATCTGTCACTGTGAAGGTATGTTCCTTGCCAGACTCATCTGTGACAACCAGTTTCACATCTCGCAAGTTTCCATTTGAATCAGAGGCACGTGGAACATAGCGAAGTCCTGTGATTTCAGTAGGTTCTCTCAAGACCATGGTTGCAGGCTTGCCTACATCTCCTCCATTCCAAGATGTATGCCATAGGCTAGAAACATTGCCATCAAAGGCATTCTCTAGACCTTCACCTGGTTGAGCTGGCGCATCCAAACTTTCAAAGTCTTCTGCTACCAAGGCTGTCTTCTTCTGAACCAAAGCATTCTTCAAGGCTTCAATCTTAGCAATCTCTGCACGCGCTTCTTCCACACTAATGTCATCATCTGCCTGACTGAGGTTAAAGACCGCCTCTTTCAAAGCATCCATAGACTCTTTGGTGTAGTTGGTCATGGCTACAGTTGGCAAGTAGTTCTTCAGAGCATTTTCTGTCAACATCTTACCTGTTAGGGTAATTTCCTCGATGTGAAGATTGTCCATCATGAAATCGTTGTAACCACGGAAGTTGGCATTTCCGCCAGCATCTCCATGAGTATTGCTTGCGTTTCCAGTTGAGTAGATACCTACCCAAGTATCGCCTGTTTCTGCACCTGTCACGAGGAAGGTTACTTTCTTGGCTTTCTTAGAATCCGTCCAAGTATTTGGCAATTCATGCATTTCCAAGTTGCTTGCTTGACTACCACGACGACCTGACTGGAATTCTCCCTTACCAACTACAAAGGCATAGGTATTGTCAGAGCCTGCTTCATATTCAAAGGTTACACGGTAGGTCTTACCTGCCTCAAAGCGGAAGTTTTGAGGAATGGTTTGGTAAACCAAGTTACGACGGCTAACCAGTCCATTGGTCTTGAGTGACCAATTTCCATCGATAACATCATCAACTTTCTTACCGTTCCAACCACGTTGTGTATATGGATCGTGTTTTTCAGACAAGTGAGTGCGGTTATCTTCGACACCTTCGACACCACCTACTACAAATGGGAAGATACCTTGAGCTACATTTTCAAAGTCTTGTTTGAAGGTTCCTTGACCTGTATCATGGTTTTCTCCGTACATGCTTGAATTATTTTCAAAGGTACGAATTTCATCAAAGTAAGTTGCTTCATCACCAGCTTCACGACTCAAAGTAAGAGTAACATTTGAGACGTCCGATCCAGTTGTAAAGAAGGCATACATGTTTTGGAAGTAACTTGTATTGTCAACTGTAGCATTGTCACGACGATTGTTATGAGCATATGCTTTGATATAGTTGAGAGCGAGTGACTTATTTGTATAAGTAGTCACTTCTTTTTCGCCAGTGTTTACAGTGATGCTAGCCTTGGCATTACTACGGTTATCGACACCCACATAAACGGCATACTTGGTATTTGGTTTCAAGCCAGTTAATTTCTGAGTGAGACTAACTTTTTCTTTGTTTCCTTGAATACGAAGCATATCGTTTGCCCCTTGAGACTTGACAATTTCTGCCTTAGAAGCATCGCCTGAAATGGTCCAGTGTTTCAAGGTACCGCTATTAAATCCTTGGTCATAGATGTGCATGCCTTCGCTCCATGACATTTCAGGATTGCTTTGTTTTGAACGGTAAAGTACGTATGGTTGATTAGCTAGAAGGTCTAGGGTAATCTTGCCATCTTTTACAGTTAGTTCTTGCTCTTCTGTCTTACCTTGGTCAGTTAGCTTGTAAAGGTAAACCTTGCTCTTTGCCCAATCGCTTGGAAGGGTCCAAGTTGTTGCACCAGCCTGCGTATTGAAGTAGTACATTTTTTCCTTATCAGTAGGAAGTTTCTTACCATTCGCATCCCAGTTCCAAGGAGTCAAGTAAGCTGAACCATCCTGGATGACACGTCCGTTGAGCGTTACTGTACGTTCGCGGTATTGTGGGCTATTGACATCATTTGACTTACGCGTCACAACAACCTTGTTACCTGCTGAATCGACTAGCTCAACCTTCATTTCTGGAGTCCATTTATAGGTGCTACCGTTATCGGTCATGGTAACTGGTGTACCATTTTCCCATTTACTTACAGTGAAGTGTTGGAAATACTTAGTCATGACATCATGGGCAAAGAGGTTAGTCACGTAGCCATTGTAGTCACTTCTTCCCTGCCAGCCTTCAAAGTCTTTCATGCTGTAACCACCTAGAAGTGGGTAGTTGGCTGCACCACCATAACTTCTGTAGTCCCCAACCCAAGAATCTTTTTGGTGGTTGCGGATAAAGCGCGTGATAGCACTGTTGATACCTTTATTAGTGTAGCCACCATAGGTCAAATCAGCTGCCCAGTGTTGGAAGGTAGAGTCGTACTCACCACCATGGCCCCACTCAATCGCAAAGCGCCAGCCTTGTTTGTTGATTTCTTTAGCAAGAACGTGAGTAGCCCAGGCACCGTTATCACCTGATTGGCCATTGCCCCAAACGTCCACATAGATAAAGTCGAGACCTTCACCAAGTTTTTTCTTCAAGTCTTCCCAGCGAGCCAAGCGTCCATGCGCCAAGTCATAAGCAGCATCAATGTTGATACCTTGGTCTAGCCAGTTCCAACCGTAGCTGTAGCTACCATCTGGATTCTTACGAAGAATATTTTCATTAAAGTATTTAGACTCAGGATAGGTTTCAGAAGCGTTAACGTGGATACCAAGATATGCACCATACTTCTTAGCTTTCTCGATCAAGGCCTTGAAGTCTTCAACACCACCAATACGTTTACCAATATCAGCATAGTTCAAGTGACCAGAGTCGTGACCTTCACTACCATATCCTTTAAGGAGAACACCTTGCCCAAGACCATCTGTGTGGAGATTGATTTTCTTGATACCATCCAAGGTCATAAGGAATGGGTTTTGTGCTTGAGAACCAAAGTTCATCGCGATACGGTAAGCTGTGATATCCTTGACTTTTTCCCAACCTTGAGGGTTGTTCATGATGCTACGATAAGCAATGGCACCATCTTGCCAGTCAACTTTATTATCCGCATTGGCATCTTCAGTGATAACAACTTTAGCACTTGGAAGTTCCTTAGTGTACTCTGGATATACAATCCCTTTATAAGCTTTTTCCCATTGCCATTCAGAACTTTGGATTCCCACATAGTTTGTATTTCCAACAGTTTGTTTGAATGCTGTCAAACGAGTCCAGTCATTCGAACCACCACCGTAGCTGTTTTGAGAGTTACTCCAAACACCTGCAGCAAGCTTATCTGTAGAAACAAAACCATACATATAGCCCTTAGCCAAATCTTTCATTGGATTGGTTACATCGATATGTTCAT
Encoded here:
- a CDS encoding SpGH101 family endo-alpha-N-acetylgalactosaminidase, with protein sequence MDKRFFEKRCKFSIRKFTLGVASVMIGATFFAASPVLADQARVGSTDNLPSELADLDKKASDEGHDFDKEAAAQNPGSAETTEGPQTEEELLAQEKEKSEKPSNLPKELEDKLEKAEDNGREVDKDQLAQDTGKLVPEDVAKTTNGELNYGATVKIKTPSGEGSGIVVAKDLVLTVSHNFIKDSQDGNIRKVVDNDQGDGDIYSISYPGLPDVKFSKKDIIHWDREGYLKGFKNDLALVRLRTVLENTPVEVTKKPVVKKIGDKLHVFGYPEGKLNPIVNTTVDFAEPYGEGVQGIGYQGGKPGASGGGIFDTEGKLVGVHQNGVVGKRSGGILFSPAQLKWIQDHMQGISSVKPADLEEKEKPAEEKPKEDKPAAAKPETPKTVTPEWQTVANKEQQGTVTIREEKGVRYNQLSSTAQNDNGDKPALFEKQGLTVDANGNATVDLTFKDDSEKGKSRFGVFLKFKDTKNNVFVGYDKDGWFWEYKSPTDSTWYKGNRVAAPEPGSVNRLSITLKSDGQLNATNNDEKLFDTVTLPAAVNETLKNEKKIVLKAGSYSNDRTVVSVKTDNQEGVKADDTPAQKETGPVVDDSKVSYDTIQSAVLKAVIDQAFPRVKEYTLNGHTLPGQVQQLKKILVNNHEITPEVTYKKINDTTAEYLMRLRDEKNFINADMTVRLQVVDNQLHFDVTKIVNHNQVTPGQKIDDERKLLSSINFLGNSLVSVSSDQTVAKFDGATMSNNTHISGDEHIDVTNPMKDLAKGYMYGFVSTDKLAAGVWSNSQNSYGGGSNDWTRLTAFKQTVGNTNYVGIQSSEWQWEKAYKGIVYPEYTKELPSAKVVITEDANADNKVDWQDGAIAYRSIMNNPQGWEKVKDITAYRIAMNFGSQAQNPFLMTLDGIKKINLHTDGLGQGVLLKGYGSEGHDSGHLNYADIGKRIGGVEDFKALIEKAKKYGAYLGIHVNASETYPESKYFNENILRKNPDGSYSYGWNWLDQGINIDAAYDLAHGRLARWEDLKKKLGEGLDFIYVDVWGNGQSGDNGAWATHVLAKEINKQGWRFAIEWGHGGEYDSTFQHWAADLTYGGYTNKGINSAITRFIRNHQKDSWVGDYRSYGGAANYPLLGGYSMKDFEGWQGRSDYNGYVTNLFAHDVMTKYFQHFTVSKWENGTPVTMTDNGSTYKWTPEMKVELVDSAGNKVVVTRKSNDVNSPQYRERTVTLNGRVIQDGSAYLTPWNWDANGKKLPTDKEKMYYFNTQAGATTWTLPSDWAKSKVYLYKLTDQGKTEEQELTVKDGKITLDLLANQPYVLYRSKQSNPEMSWSEGMHIYDQGFNSGTLKHWTISGDASKAEIVKSQGANDMLRIQGNKEKVSLTQKLTGLKPNTKYAVYVGVDNRSNAKASITVNTGEKEVTTYTNKSLALNYIKAYAHNNRRDNATVDNTSYFQNMYAFFTTGSDVSNVTLTLSREAGDEATYFDEIRTFENNSSMYGENHDTGQGTFKQDFENVAQGIFPFVVGGVEGVEDNRTHLSEKHDPYTQRGWNGKKVDDVIDGNWSLKTNGLVSRRNLVYQTIPQNFRFEAGKTYRVTFEYEAGSDNTYAFVVGKGEFQSGRRGSQASNLEMHELPNTWTDSKKAKKVTFLVTGAETGDTWVGIYSTGNASNTHGDAGGNANFRGYNDFMMDNLHIEEITLTGKMLTENALKNYLPTVAMTNYTKESMDALKEAVFNLSQADDDISVEEARAEIAKIEALKNALVQKKTALVAEDFESLDAPAQPGEGLENAFDGNVSSLWHTSWNGGDVGKPATMVLREPTEITGLRYVPRASDSNGNLRDVKLVVTDESGKEHTFTVTDWPNNNKPKDIDFGKTIKAKKIVLTGTKTYGDGGDKYQSAAELIFTRPQVAETPLDMSGYEAALAKAQKLTDKDNQEEVAGVQASMKYATDNHLLTERMVAYFADYLNQLKDSATKPDAPTSSKGEEQPPVLDVPEFKGGVNAAEAAVHEVPEFKGGVNAVQALVHELPEYKGGANAVLAAANEVPEYRGGVNAVEALVNEKPAYTGVLATAGDQAAPTVEKPEYLLTPSPVADAKTPRAKDEEKLPATGEHGSEAALFLASVSIALSAAVLATKRKED